The following proteins are co-located in the Pyrobaculum calidifontis JCM 11548 genome:
- a CDS encoding 5-formyltetrahydrofolate cyclo-ligase, with the protein MFLTVGWLGGVVKEVKRAIRERVWRVLEERGVAAFPRPVFGRIPNFRGAEEACARLVATPEFAAARVVKVNPDAPQRPCRRAALERGKVLIMPTPRIREGFLLLDPSEVKDPAEASTIAGAFKWGRGVKPWDLPRVDLVVVGSVAVDPRTGRRLGKSHGYAEIEWGLLTLFGKAGEETPVATTVHDLQLVEEVPREPFDLPVDIVATPTRLIRVRRVDAKPRGIYWEYVTEEMLREIPLLGEVRRRIGTG; encoded by the coding sequence ATGTTTTTAACTGTGGGCTGGCTGGGGGGCGTGGTGAAGGAGGTTAAGCGGGCTATTAGGGAGCGGGTTTGGCGGGTTTTGGAGGAGCGGGGGGTGGCGGCTTTTCCCAGGCCGGTGTTTGGGAGAATTCCCAACTTCAGGGGGGCCGAGGAGGCTTGCGCGAGGCTGGTGGCGACGCCGGAGTTCGCCGCGGCGCGGGTTGTGAAGGTTAACCCAGACGCCCCGCAGAGGCCTTGTAGGAGGGCGGCGCTGGAGAGGGGCAAGGTGTTGATTATGCCTACTCCGAGGATTAGGGAGGGGTTCCTCCTCCTAGACCCCTCTGAGGTGAAGGACCCAGCGGAGGCTTCCACTATTGCGGGGGCGTTTAAGTGGGGGCGGGGGGTCAAGCCGTGGGACTTGCCTAGGGTGGACCTCGTGGTGGTGGGCTCCGTGGCGGTGGACCCGCGGACGGGGCGGAGGCTGGGGAAGTCCCATGGATACGCCGAGATTGAGTGGGGCCTCTTGACTCTCTTCGGCAAGGCGGGAGAGGAGACGCCGGTGGCCACCACTGTGCACGACCTCCAGCTGGTGGAGGAGGTGCCGCGGGAGCCCTTCGACCTCCCCGTGGACATCGTGGCCACGCCCACCCGCCTAATCCGCGTGCGCCGCGTAGACGCCAAGCCCCGCGGCATCTACTGGGAGTACGTCACAGAGGAGATGCTCAGGGAGATTCCCCTCCTCGGGGAGGTCCGGCGCCGCATTGGGACAGGATGA
- a CDS encoding PD-(D/E)XK nuclease family protein — protein MVVDLAQLKAALLKLLKEDEEFRYAVAGLIGLEEILRRLDRHEELLVELFKRLKRHEEELVKIWEELARLREDMNKGFQRYDQLFAEVFKRLDRHEEELVRLREDMNRGFQRYDQLFAEVFKRLDRHEEELVKLREDMNKGFAQHEERIGGVEKELAKLREDMNKGFDRLQRRLDALGARWGVMSEKAFREGLRGVVEEELGLRVERWTAYDGEGKVFGFPSEVEVDVAVKDGKVILIEITSHARAPDVIIFKKKADLYAEKEGRRPDRLIIITPYAEEDAKKVAERLGIEIYTGGD, from the coding sequence GTGGTTGTGGATCTTGCCCAGCTTAAGGCCGCTCTTCTCAAGCTGTTGAAGGAGGATGAGGAGTTTAGGTACGCAGTGGCTGGGCTAATTGGGCTAGAGGAGATTCTGAGGAGGCTTGATAGACACGAGGAACTTCTCGTGGAACTCTTCAAGAGGCTTAAGAGACACGAGGAGGAGCTTGTGAAAATTTGGGAAGAGCTGGCAAGGCTGAGGGAGGACATGAACAAGGGGTTCCAGCGTTACGACCAACTCTTTGCCGAGGTATTTAAACGGTTGGATCGCCATGAGGAGGAGCTTGTGCGTTTAAGAGAAGACATGAATAGGGGGTTCCAACGCTACGACCAGCTATTCGCTGAGGTGTTCAAGAGGCTGGATCGCCACGAGGAAGAGTTGGTGAAGCTTAGGGAGGACATGAACAAGGGGTTCGCGCAACACGAGGAGAGGATTGGGGGAGTGGAGAAGGAGCTTGCCAAGCTTAGGGAAGATATGAATAAGGGCTTTGACCGGCTTCAGCGTCGTCTTGATGCCCTGGGCGCTAGGTGGGGCGTTATGAGTGAGAAGGCTTTCCGCGAGGGCCTTCGTGGCGTTGTGGAGGAGGAGCTTGGCCTCAGGGTAGAGAGGTGGACGGCGTACGACGGGGAGGGCAAGGTGTTCGGCTTCCCAAGCGAGGTAGAGGTGGACGTCGCCGTTAAAGACGGCAAGGTCATACTCATCGAAATTACGTCACACGCCAGGGCGCCTGACGTGATCATCTTCAAGAAAAAGGCCGATCTATACGCCGAGAAAGAGGGCAGAAGGCCAGACAGACTTATTATTATCACGCCCTACGCCGAAGAAGATGCGAAAAAAGTCGCGGAGAGGCTGGGAATTGAAATCTACACGGGGGGCGACTAA
- a CDS encoding enoyl-CoA hydratase/isomerase family protein yields the protein MSERRVLCELRDGVAWAVLNRPEKLNAMDLELRKELLQCLQEAERREDVRVVVIRGSGKAFSAGADISHLKMLSEMTLADFDKLKGFGITDIGLFIRSMSKPVIAVVHGYCVGGGMELIQYCDLVYATTDAVFFQGEINVGIIPGGGGTQLLPRLIGEKRAKEAIFTARRITAQEAKEWGLVNEVCPPEKIDECVNKVVEEIKQRSPVAIALAKRAINAALELPLSKGLEYEALMFQRALVSEDGKEGLRAFLEKRKPVYKGR from the coding sequence ATGTCGGAGCGTCGGGTTTTGTGTGAGCTTAGGGATGGAGTGGCTTGGGCTGTGTTGAATAGGCCCGAGAAGTTGAACGCCATGGACTTAGAGCTCCGCAAGGAGCTTCTCCAGTGTCTTCAAGAGGCTGAGAGGAGGGAGGATGTGAGAGTGGTTGTCATTAGGGGGAGCGGCAAGGCGTTTAGCGCCGGTGCCGACATTAGCCACTTGAAGATGTTGTCTGAGATGACGTTGGCGGACTTTGACAAGTTGAAGGGGTTTGGCATAACGGATATTGGGCTTTTCATACGGAGCATGTCTAAGCCGGTTATCGCCGTGGTGCATGGGTACTGCGTAGGCGGGGGGATGGAGCTCATACAGTACTGCGACTTGGTATACGCCACTACTGACGCGGTGTTTTTCCAAGGGGAGATAAACGTGGGGATTATCCCAGGAGGCGGGGGGACACAGCTACTGCCTAGGCTTATCGGCGAGAAGAGGGCCAAGGAGGCCATCTTCACCGCACGGCGGATTACCGCCCAGGAGGCCAAGGAGTGGGGGCTTGTCAACGAGGTGTGCCCGCCTGAGAAAATCGACGAGTGTGTCAACAAGGTCGTTGAGGAAATTAAGCAGAGGAGCCCCGTGGCCATTGCCCTGGCGAAGAGGGCCATAAACGCGGCTCTTGAGCTACCTCTCTCCAAGGGCCTTGAGTACGAGGCGCTGATGTTTCAAAGGGCCTTGGTGTCTGAGGACGGTAAAGAGGGGCTTAGGGCGTTTCTAGAGAAGAGGAAGCCTGTCTATAAGGGGCGATGA
- a CDS encoding alpha/beta hydrolase, with amino-acid sequence MPLSPILRQILQQLAAQLQFRPDMDVKTVREQFEKSSLILVKMANEPIHRVEDITIPGRGGPIRARVYRPRDGERLPAVVYYHGGGFVLGSVETHDHVCRRLANLSGAVVVSVDYRLAPEHKFPAAVEDAYDAAKWVADNYDKLGVDNGKIAVAGDSAGGNLAAVTAIMARDRGESFVKYQVLIYPAVNLTGSPTVSRVEYSGPEYVILTADLMAWFGRQYFSKPQDALSPYASPIFADLSNLPPALVITAEYDPLRDEGELYAHLLKTRGVRAVAVRYNGVIHGFVNFYPILEEGREAVSQIAASIKSMAVA; translated from the coding sequence ATGCCTCTTAGCCCTATACTAAGGCAAATTCTCCAACAGTTGGCCGCGCAGTTGCAGTTTAGACCCGACATGGACGTCAAGACGGTGAGAGAGCAGTTTGAGAAGTCCTCCCTCATCCTCGTCAAAATGGCCAATGAGCCTATTCACCGTGTGGAGGACATCACGATTCCGGGCAGGGGCGGGCCAATTAGGGCTAGGGTTTATAGGCCGCGGGATGGGGAGAGGTTGCCCGCGGTGGTGTACTACCACGGCGGGGGCTTCGTCTTGGGGAGCGTGGAGACTCACGACCACGTGTGTAGGCGGTTGGCCAACCTCTCCGGGGCAGTCGTCGTCTCTGTGGACTACCGCCTAGCCCCCGAGCACAAATTCCCCGCCGCCGTGGAAGACGCATACGACGCCGCCAAGTGGGTCGCCGACAACTACGACAAGCTCGGCGTCGACAATGGGAAAATCGCCGTGGCTGGGGACTCGGCGGGGGGCAACTTAGCCGCGGTGACGGCCATCATGGCCAGGGACAGGGGGGAGAGCTTTGTGAAATACCAAGTGTTAATCTACCCCGCGGTCAACCTCACTGGGTCTCCCACAGTGTCTAGAGTGGAGTACAGCGGGCCCGAATACGTCATCCTCACCGCCGACTTAATGGCGTGGTTTGGGAGACAGTATTTCTCAAAGCCGCAAGACGCCCTCAGTCCCTATGCCTCTCCCATATTTGCAGATTTGTCAAACCTCCCGCCCGCCCTGGTGATAACCGCCGAGTACGACCCGCTACGCGACGAGGGAGAGCTCTACGCCCACTTGTTGAAGACTAGGGGAGTTAGGGCCGTGGCGGTGAGGTACAACGGCGTCATCCACGGCTTCGTCAACTTCTACCCCATATTAGAAGAGGGGAGAGAGGCAGTTTCGCAAATTGCGGCCTCAATAAAGTCGATGGCTGTGGCGTAA
- a CDS encoding acyl-CoA dehydrogenase family protein, whose protein sequence is MVDPYLIPEQYKSEIELVRKTAREFAQRYFTRELAREVDHKEEFPWDLYRKAGELGFIAATLPPEYGGGGLTTELASAVITEELVRADTTLGQGILSGAFGLYALYLFGTEEQKKQYIPPVARGEKTFFLALTEPDHGSDITQLSTVAKKEGDYYVLKGIKTFITNAPTAEYGLILAQTEPEKGYRGQTLFLIHTDWPGVDVKPLKGKMGQRASPLGEIRLDGVKVPKEYVVGGPEGLNKGFYWALQYLNIGRVHVGAVALGMMLAAFDRAYDFAQKRVQFGRPIIEFQLIQQKLAEMAQLIDISRLAVYRAHLILDEYIKGAVEPRTMAAISSITKVFVTENATKVIDHAIQILGGSGYMEEYDVERIWRDHRVTRIYEGTTEINTLTIVDSLRRGFYTL, encoded by the coding sequence ATGGTTGACCCATATCTCATCCCCGAGCAGTATAAGTCGGAGATTGAGCTGGTCAGAAAGACGGCGCGTGAATTTGCCCAGAGGTATTTCACGAGAGAGCTCGCCCGCGAGGTGGATCACAAGGAGGAGTTTCCATGGGACTTGTATCGGAAGGCGGGCGAGTTGGGGTTTATTGCCGCTACTCTGCCCCCGGAGTACGGCGGCGGGGGGCTTACGACGGAGCTCGCCTCGGCGGTTATAACCGAAGAGTTGGTGAGGGCTGACACCACGCTGGGCCAGGGCATTCTCTCCGGGGCCTTTGGGCTCTACGCGTTGTATCTCTTCGGCACCGAGGAGCAGAAGAAGCAGTACATACCGCCCGTGGCTAGGGGCGAGAAGACCTTCTTCCTCGCTTTAACAGAGCCGGACCATGGTAGCGATATAACACAGCTCTCCACTGTGGCGAAGAAGGAGGGGGACTACTACGTGTTAAAGGGGATTAAGACGTTTATTACAAATGCCCCAACGGCCGAGTACGGCCTCATCCTTGCGCAGACTGAGCCTGAGAAGGGGTACAGGGGCCAGACGCTGTTCCTCATTCACACGGATTGGCCTGGCGTAGACGTTAAGCCGCTGAAGGGGAAGATGGGGCAGAGGGCATCCCCCCTGGGCGAGATTAGGCTAGACGGAGTAAAAGTGCCCAAGGAATACGTGGTGGGCGGGCCGGAGGGACTTAATAAGGGCTTCTACTGGGCTCTCCAGTATTTAAACATTGGGAGAGTGCACGTCGGCGCCGTGGCGCTTGGCATGATGCTTGCGGCTTTTGATAGAGCGTACGACTTCGCTCAGAAGAGGGTCCAGTTTGGCAGACCCATCATAGAGTTCCAGCTTATTCAACAGAAGTTGGCCGAGATGGCGCAGTTGATAGACATATCTAGACTCGCCGTGTATAGGGCGCACTTAATTCTCGACGAGTACATCAAAGGCGCCGTGGAGCCGCGCACAATGGCGGCAATTTCCTCAATCACTAAGGTCTTTGTCACTGAAAATGCCACAAAGGTGATAGACCACGCAATTCAGATCCTGGGCGGAAGCGGCTACATGGAGGAGTACGACGTGGAGAGGATCTGGAGAGACCACAGAGTTACCCGCATCTACGAGGGGACTACCGAGATAAACACTTTGACAATTGTTGACTCGCTGAGGCGGGGGTTCTACACTTTATGA
- a CDS encoding thiolase domain-containing protein encodes MRKVAVIGVGQSVFGVRGDVTLQELAWEAVREALEDAGITQKDVDISVVGTVGTRGYELMPAQPVNDYVGMTPKGPIRVEMACATGLAALTVGYNFIASGNADVVLAIGVEKMNEVDTPTSLAVGGRAGNYLWEFHFYGTTMPAGYALYATAHMAKFGTTEEHMALVAVKNHYYGSLNPKAHFQHPVTVEEVLKSRPVAWPIKLLDSSPISDGAAAVVLASEDAARRLKVDTPVWIAGIGYANDTPILTRRPDYVGYRATRLAAEMAYKRAGIAPQDVEVANVHDAFTIAEIIAYEDLGFVKKGEGAKLIAEGQTYAGGKVAVNIDGGLKAKGHPLGATGLGMVYELTKQLREEREGKRQAPLKRYVALAHNVAGVGHVAYVVVLRR; translated from the coding sequence ATGAGAAAAGTCGCCGTAATAGGCGTGGGGCAGTCGGTTTTCGGAGTTAGGGGTGATGTCACGTTGCAGGAGCTGGCTTGGGAGGCGGTGAGGGAGGCGTTGGAAGACGCCGGGATTACGCAGAAGGACGTCGACATAAGCGTCGTGGGGACTGTGGGGACTAGGGGGTACGAGCTAATGCCTGCCCAGCCCGTGAACGACTACGTGGGAATGACGCCGAAGGGCCCCATTAGGGTGGAGATGGCTTGTGCCACAGGGCTGGCGGCGCTTACCGTGGGGTATAACTTTATTGCGAGCGGAAACGCCGACGTGGTATTGGCCATAGGGGTTGAAAAGATGAACGAAGTGGACACGCCTACCTCCCTCGCCGTTGGGGGGAGGGCTGGGAACTATCTATGGGAGTTCCACTTCTACGGCACTACTATGCCGGCTGGCTACGCGCTCTACGCCACTGCGCATATGGCCAAGTTCGGCACCACTGAGGAGCACATGGCCCTTGTGGCTGTGAAAAACCACTACTACGGGTCGCTGAATCCCAAGGCCCATTTCCAACACCCAGTTACCGTAGAAGAGGTGCTTAAGTCTAGGCCTGTGGCGTGGCCAATAAAGCTACTCGACTCTTCGCCTATTAGCGACGGCGCCGCCGCCGTGGTGCTGGCCTCCGAAGACGCGGCGAGAAGGCTTAAAGTGGACACGCCGGTGTGGATAGCGGGCATAGGCTACGCCAACGACACCCCCATACTGACCCGTAGGCCGGACTACGTGGGCTACAGAGCCACTAGGCTAGCCGCCGAGATGGCGTACAAGAGGGCGGGCATCGCCCCGCAGGACGTGGAAGTGGCAAACGTCCACGACGCCTTCACCATCGCCGAGATTATCGCCTATGAGGACTTGGGGTTTGTTAAAAAGGGCGAGGGGGCCAAGCTAATCGCCGAGGGGCAGACCTACGCAGGGGGAAAAGTGGCCGTCAACATAGACGGCGGTTTGAAGGCAAAGGGCCACCCCCTGGGCGCCACGGGGCTCGGCATGGTGTATGAGCTGACTAAACAGTTGAGAGAGGAGCGTGAGGGCAAGAGGCAGGCTCCGCTCAAGAGGTACGTCGCCTTGGCGCACAACGTGGCCGGGGTGGGACACGTAGCATATGTGGTCGTGTTGAGGCGATGA
- a CDS encoding Zn-ribbon domain-containing OB-fold protein translates to MSRKYVKIEGPYVESVPLVYKHKIPIQKTEQFWRGLAEGKIYATRCKKCGAVYFPPQADCPVDMSSEMEWVELPREGVLEAFTKVYARPQGFDDLEPYVIGIATLSNGVRVMGWVEPPDERCIKVGDAVEVGTKSVKDKYIIVLKLKKSCT, encoded by the coding sequence ATGAGTAGGAAGTACGTCAAAATTGAGGGGCCCTACGTGGAGTCTGTGCCGCTTGTGTACAAGCACAAGATACCGATTCAGAAGACTGAGCAGTTCTGGAGGGGGCTCGCCGAGGGGAAGATATACGCCACCCGGTGTAAGAAGTGCGGCGCCGTCTACTTCCCGCCGCAGGCAGACTGCCCCGTTGATATGAGCTCTGAGATGGAGTGGGTGGAGTTGCCCAGGGAGGGGGTTTTGGAAGCTTTTACTAAGGTTTACGCCAGGCCTCAGGGCTTCGACGACTTAGAGCCGTACGTCATTGGCATAGCCACGCTTTCAAATGGCGTAAGAGTTATGGGCTGGGTAGAGCCCCCCGACGAGAGATGTATAAAAGTTGGAGACGCCGTTGAAGTAGGTACAAAAAGTGTTAAAGATAAATATATTATAGTTTTAAAGCTTAAAAAGAGTTGTACATAA
- a CDS encoding zinc-dependent alcohol dehydrogenase yields the protein MRAAVIKEWGTPLEVTDVPKPEPGPGEVLVRISASGVCHTDIHQWKGDWPPVQALMIQHGVRILGHEGIGVVEEVGLGVSTLKKGDRVGVPWMNYWCGRCEYCLSGYPHWCPHAKYTSVHVDGTHAEYAIISERATPRIPKEISDVEAAPLMCAGVTAYGAVRKLITEAAIPPGKPIAIIGAAGGLGHYAVQIAKAFGYTVVGIDVGAERVKFVEKLGADYAVDVGEADKFVMDKWGGVYASVVFTPRLEGYRLGLRLLRPLGALVFVGLPDMKEGGLELYPLVVVGRGIRIFGSSVGVTHEFEELFNLVVQGKVKSHVTKTASLSEINEVFKDLEEGKIVGRAVLKI from the coding sequence GTGAGGGCGGCGGTGATCAAGGAGTGGGGCACGCCGCTGGAAGTAACCGACGTGCCCAAGCCCGAGCCTGGACCAGGCGAGGTCTTAGTCCGCATATCTGCCTCAGGGGTGTGTCACACAGACATCCACCAGTGGAAGGGAGACTGGCCCCCGGTACAAGCCCTGATGATTCAACACGGCGTGCGGATCCTCGGCCACGAGGGGATTGGGGTGGTAGAGGAGGTCGGGCTTGGGGTCTCTACCCTCAAGAAGGGGGACAGAGTGGGAGTCCCCTGGATGAACTACTGGTGCGGCCGGTGTGAGTACTGCCTCTCTGGCTACCCCCACTGGTGCCCCCACGCCAAGTACACCTCTGTCCACGTGGATGGGACACACGCCGAGTATGCTATTATTAGCGAACGCGCGACTCCTCGTATACCCAAGGAGATTAGCGACGTCGAAGCCGCGCCGCTTATGTGCGCCGGGGTGACGGCCTACGGCGCGGTGAGGAAGTTGATCACCGAGGCGGCGATACCGCCAGGGAAGCCCATAGCGATTATAGGCGCTGCCGGCGGCCTAGGCCACTACGCCGTGCAAATCGCCAAGGCTTTTGGGTACACGGTGGTTGGAATAGACGTGGGAGCGGAGAGAGTGAAGTTCGTGGAGAAGCTCGGCGCCGATTATGCAGTAGACGTGGGAGAGGCTGATAAGTTTGTAATGGACAAGTGGGGCGGAGTTTATGCCTCAGTTGTCTTTACGCCCAGGCTAGAGGGCTATAGGCTGGGGCTGAGGCTTTTGAGGCCTCTTGGGGCCTTGGTGTTCGTGGGCCTCCCAGACATGAAAGAGGGCGGCCTTGAGCTCTACCCCCTCGTAGTCGTGGGGCGCGGCATTAGGATATTTGGGAGTTCGGTCGGCGTAACCCACGAGTTTGAAGAATTGTTTAACCTAGTGGTGCAGGGGAAAGTGAAGAGCCACGTTACAAAGACGGCCTCTCTAAGCGAAATAAATGAAGTATTCAAAGACTTAGAGGAGGGAAAGATCGTGGGGAGGGCAGTCTTAAAAATCTAA
- a CDS encoding Clp protease/crotonase-like domain-containing protein translates to MLNRSAVLNAINASKYEELYSALWNARLDRSVKVIVIRVSGRTFTLYKM, encoded by the coding sequence GTGTTGAATAGGTCTGCGGTGTTAAACGCAATTAATGCTTCGAAGTATGAGGAGCTATACTCGGCGCTGTGGAATGCCAGGCTGGATAGAAGCGTGAAAGTGATTGTTATTAGGGTGAGTGGGCGCACTTTTACGCTGTACAAGATGTGA
- a CDS encoding SDR family oxidoreductase — protein MPVAVVTGSGRGIGRAIAVRFAREGWRVVVNAKKGREEAEETLRLVKEAGGDGVVVMADVATREGCRSLAQAALGLGGLDVWVNNAGLGLYSPFLSADDRLIEKQLEVTLKSVIYCSQEAARAIREGVIVNVASIAGIRPFPGLSIYSAAKAAILNLTQALAVELAPRIRVNAVAPGVVKTKMGDSLLKMLGLSEEEFAKRYTLVEKMVTPEDVAEVVWMLVKVPTITGQVVVIDAGEMLKAQLH, from the coding sequence ATGCCGGTGGCCGTTGTCACAGGCTCTGGGAGAGGCATTGGGCGTGCCATAGCGGTGAGGTTTGCGAGAGAGGGGTGGAGAGTGGTTGTAAACGCGAAGAAGGGGCGGGAGGAGGCCGAGGAGACTCTCCGCCTTGTGAAAGAGGCGGGGGGCGACGGGGTTGTGGTAATGGCCGACGTGGCCACGCGGGAGGGCTGTAGGTCGTTGGCGCAGGCGGCCCTGGGGCTGGGCGGGCTAGACGTGTGGGTCAACAACGCGGGGCTCGGCCTCTACTCCCCCTTTCTAAGCGCAGACGACCGGCTCATCGAAAAGCAGTTAGAGGTGACGTTGAAGTCTGTGATCTACTGCTCGCAAGAGGCGGCGCGTGCCATAAGGGAGGGGGTCATAGTCAACGTGGCCTCTATAGCGGGGATTAGGCCCTTCCCCGGGCTGTCCATATACAGCGCGGCGAAGGCTGCCATTCTCAATCTTACGCAGGCGCTCGCCGTGGAGCTTGCGCCTAGGATTAGGGTAAACGCGGTGGCCCCCGGCGTCGTCAAGACTAAGATGGGCGACAGCTTGCTCAAGATGCTGGGCCTCTCGGAGGAGGAGTTCGCCAAGAGGTACACCCTGGTGGAGAAGATGGTGACTCCGGAGGATGTGGCAGAGGTGGTGTGGATGTTGGTAAAAGTGCCGACAATTACGGGGCAAGTGGTGGTGATAGACGCCGGCGAGATGTTAAAGGCCCAGTTGCACTAG
- a CDS encoding acyl-CoA dehydrogenase family protein, translating into MFREIWLSYGKNYYDDDKPLQLFLRYIGFEGDEDLSHLGQYVSTKMMEVAYVVDHYARPVLKRWSVRGREINYVQVAPEHFEAVRQLLKYGVVSKPLLNQDLLYHFVSGYVISDAGFFCTITVTEQTAYGLAKYGDEEAKAYYLPNFFKSESPWLGATFYTEVQAGSDLGSTEAVAYQEGERRWRLRGIKYFTSNVGLADAAIITAKPHPPRPGAKGVAAFFAPAYRPDGEPNWRILRLKDKLGTVTVPTGEVELVDTVAHLLGTVDTGIYIALEILTIARIDNSTAGLGLARKALWEAYLYGQERRAFGKRLVEHPLYIRDLVEMEAKLEATLLLTLKAAKLFSDASRERPPYTPSYHYARLLTHIVKNMAAWVSIDVTRYSMELLGGIGFLEEFPLAKLHRDALVTSIWEGTSNIQSLDMAEAFFRKDAGRAYVEEVSTEISKIGGQEARQKLSAALAQARDEVAYALNDGVEFHSKRLLSTLGTLYAAALFQRWAEDLGEEWAQAMGKIYIQTELLKKDIDQATARKAAEGLSWMAL; encoded by the coding sequence ATGTTTCGGGAAATTTGGCTGAGTTATGGCAAGAACTACTACGACGATGACAAGCCTCTCCAGCTTTTTCTCCGCTACATAGGCTTCGAGGGGGATGAAGACTTGTCTCACCTGGGGCAGTACGTCTCCACGAAGATGATGGAGGTGGCGTATGTGGTAGATCACTACGCGCGGCCTGTGTTAAAGAGGTGGAGCGTGAGGGGCAGGGAGATAAACTACGTCCAAGTGGCCCCCGAGCACTTCGAGGCCGTACGTCAGCTCCTCAAATACGGCGTGGTGTCTAAGCCTTTGTTAAACCAAGACCTGCTCTACCACTTCGTAAGCGGCTACGTCATCTCAGACGCGGGCTTCTTCTGCACAATAACGGTGACAGAGCAGACGGCGTATGGGCTAGCCAAGTACGGCGACGAGGAGGCGAAGGCCTACTACCTCCCCAACTTCTTCAAGTCCGAGTCGCCGTGGCTAGGCGCCACCTTTTACACAGAGGTGCAGGCGGGGAGCGACTTGGGGTCCACCGAGGCTGTGGCGTATCAAGAGGGGGAGAGGAGGTGGAGGCTACGCGGCATTAAGTATTTCACAAGCAACGTGGGTCTCGCAGACGCGGCCATAATAACGGCTAAGCCCCACCCGCCGAGGCCGGGGGCCAAGGGCGTCGCCGCCTTTTTCGCCCCGGCGTATAGGCCAGACGGCGAGCCCAACTGGCGCATACTGCGCCTAAAGGACAAGCTTGGCACAGTCACAGTCCCCACTGGCGAGGTAGAGCTCGTGGACACGGTGGCGCATCTGCTCGGCACCGTGGACACTGGGATATACATAGCGCTTGAAATCCTCACCATAGCCAGAATAGACAACTCGACAGCGGGGCTGGGCCTCGCCAGGAAGGCCCTCTGGGAGGCCTACCTCTACGGCCAAGAGAGGAGGGCCTTTGGGAAAAGGCTCGTGGAGCACCCCCTCTACATCCGCGACTTGGTGGAAATGGAGGCAAAGCTAGAGGCAACCCTCCTCCTCACCTTGAAGGCGGCGAAGCTGTTCTCCGACGCGTCTAGGGAAAGGCCGCCCTACACCCCGTCGTACCACTACGCGAGGCTGTTGACCCACATTGTGAAAAACATGGCCGCGTGGGTGTCCATAGACGTGACGAGGTACTCCATGGAGCTACTCGGCGGCATAGGCTTCCTAGAGGAGTTCCCCCTGGCGAAGCTCCACAGAGACGCCCTGGTAACCTCCATATGGGAAGGCACGAGCAACATCCAGTCTTTAGACATGGCGGAGGCCTTCTTTAGAAAAGACGCGGGGCGGGCCTACGTGGAGGAGGTCTCCACGGAGATTTCAAAGATAGGAGGCCAGGAGGCTAGGCAGAAGCTCTCCGCCGCGCTTGCCCAGGCGCGAGACGAGGTCGCCTATGCGTTAAACGACGGCGTCGAGTTCCACTCCAAGCGCCTCCTCTCCACCCTCGGCACTCTATACGCCGCGGCGCTGTTCCAAAGATGGGCAGAGGACCTCGGCGAAGAGTGGGCGCAAGCCATGGGCAAAATCTACATACAGACAGAACTCTTGAAAAAAGACATCGACCAAGCCACCGCCAGGAAGGCGGCAGAGGGGCTCAGCTGGATGGCACTCTAA
- a CDS encoding methyltransferase domain-containing protein yields MGAGGSVARDLFDKLARRYDEWYIRHRDLYRAELEAVAALGCAGGVEVGVGSGRFAGPLGLRAGVDVSRGMLKLAPRELDLVEAAAESLPLRRGAYPCALFVVTLCFLQDPAKALAEAAEAAERVVACIVPRGSPWGLYYVAQAAAGHPFYSHAKFYTVAEVVEMAKAAGLTPARAVAALEGGPPGGYERPRPVSLEEAERYGFACVEFIKRSREGRHEGGGRH; encoded by the coding sequence ATGGGCGCCGGGGGGTCTGTGGCCCGCGACCTCTTCGACAAGCTGGCGAGGCGGTACGACGAGTGGTACATAAGACACCGCGACCTCTACCGCGCCGAGCTTGAGGCAGTGGCGGCGCTGGGCTGCGCGGGCGGGGTGGAGGTGGGGGTTGGGTCTGGCCGATTCGCCGGGCCGCTGGGCCTCCGGGCCGGGGTCGACGTGAGCCGCGGCATGTTGAAGCTGGCGCCGCGGGAGTTAGACCTAGTGGAAGCAGCCGCCGAGTCGCTCCCCCTCCGCCGAGGCGCCTACCCCTGCGCCCTCTTCGTCGTAACTCTCTGCTTCCTCCAAGACCCAGCCAAGGCTCTCGCAGAGGCGGCGGAGGCCGCGGAGAGGGTAGTGGCGTGTATTGTGCCAAGGGGCTCCCCCTGGGGGCTCTACTACGTGGCCCAAGCCGCCGCCGGCCACCCCTTCTACTCCCACGCCAAGTTCTACACCGTGGCAGAGGTGGTGGAGATGGCCAAGGCGGCGGGCCTGACCCCGGCCAGGGCGGTGGCTGCGCTGGAGGGAGGCCCCCCCGGCGGGTACGAGAGGCCGCGACCCGTGTCGCTTGAGGAGGCTGAGCGATACGGCTTCGCCTGCGTGGAGTTTATAAAGAGAAGCCGAGAGGGGCGGCATGAAGGTGGCGGCCGCCACTAG